A genomic segment from Gossypium hirsutum isolate 1008001.06 chromosome D04, Gossypium_hirsutum_v2.1, whole genome shotgun sequence encodes:
- the LOC107926020 gene encoding clumping factor B produces MARHIIVVALVFIAIVGAFAADISPSQAPSRATKTFAPYGSPSSSSNTISASPSESPSPSGSPEESSKGPSGDSPDSDSDEDTDEDEEAEGPDSDDDSDYSA; encoded by the coding sequence ATGGCTCGCCACATTATTGTTGTTGCCCTTGTTTTCATAGCTATTGTTGGGGCATTTGCTGCTGATATATCACCGTCACAAGCCCCATCAAGAGCTACCAAGACTTTTGCTCCTTATGGGTCGCCATCTTCATCCTCCAATACTATCAGCGCTAGCCCAAGCGAGAGCCCTAGCCCAAGCGGGAGCCCTGAGGAAAGCAGCAAAGGACCCTCTGGTGACTCTCCCGATTCAGATTCTGATGAAGATACCGATGAAGATGAAGAAGCTGAAGGACCAGATTCTGATGATGACAGTGACTACAGtgcataa
- the LOC107926000 gene encoding uncharacterized protein, with amino-acid sequence MEGVNKEDESFKEKEVNNMKSYTAKDDVVHQPSQKQGDEGSEDGDKSGTGRYHPVSAETLPVKPVEKGSPDQSEVRVPTQNKSNPSVETVEDMVFYPRPLPPSPNSKPSGKKCCFCGCSIS; translated from the exons ATGGAAGGAGTAAATAAAGAAGATGAAAGCTTCAAGGAGAAGGAGGTGAACAACATGAAATCTTATACTGCAAAGGATGATGTTGTTCATCAACCTTCCCAAAAACAAG GTGATGAAGGCTCCGAAGATGGAGATAAGTCTGGTACAGGGAGATATCACCCGGTCTCAGCTGAAACTCTACCGGTAAAGCCTGTCGAAAAGGGGTCTCCAGACCAGTCTGAGGTTCGAGTTCCaacacaaaataaatcaaatccgAGTGTTGAGACAGTCGAGGATATGGTTTTCTATCCAAGACCACTTCCTCCATCACCAAACTCCAAGCCTTCTGGTAAAAAGTGTTGCTTCTGTGGATGTAGCATTTCATGA